In Xyrauchen texanus isolate HMW12.3.18 chromosome 23, RBS_HiC_50CHRs, whole genome shotgun sequence, a genomic segment contains:
- the LOC127617264 gene encoding uncharacterized protein LOC127617264 isoform X2, with product MSYNHPFRNPPDNMYSDSQRMYPRESSTYRSRIRTTSPDHTQSSSEATVLPPGKALSFLHSCGLDAEDLKSLAELPEHLITSETLPDLLAQIKKKKAANTTSSRCSLSAYSWNDRSDTQTVECPVDLPFRQAYHREQVMTWEDQWGNVQKTSSPTRSYTSSESNYVIEYNHLKNKESIYFDKAAYATEPSRLKTSVVSQSYTNYSRDDSQPSYLSSRDIGESTNRSSRDLSQSTNQSSRDISQSSIRSSRDIGQSSIRSSRGIGQSSNRSSRGVGQSSNRSSRGIGQSSIRSSRDIGIPPLLSSRDIGIPPLLSSRDIGIPPLLSSRNIRIPPLLSGRDVSQTSHISSIPPLLSSRDIGQPAHHRRTEMVHKVPTRKEASDFHGKIPPVFPYACVLCEITVLSNNDWSVHINGAQHANSQLSLVEKYPEWDQKVRSARRNESVPERSQPRATQERGGKSGSRNGSSSNRSGSSSSKRKSSSSNQNKTEASEKCKVVCVKFEAVEVDEAYLKKLLGQFGPIVKMIMFPKLAFAEMGSAEQAEDIVKYFLHNPLRIKGQILDFTLSSAFSFLQSSSVVSFSPLPAGDSISSELMAVAKRFGSVKHSLFLPSRGYVEMANPEEASKLVEHYSTNLLKLKGKTINVCFSSEYKTLGEKEISPIPQSSSRRRRRSASPQKRSHSSRRDSPSPKRRSSEERSRSRRSSNSKKRDDGQRSKESSRRVSSRRDSSSKAHSKKSSKDQSKKTDESAKKIDENKDQSDTMEDDTIDQSKTMEDDTMDQSEIMEDDVNYQSDIMEDDSDLEGVAVIADDGEALNSENEELKEDAEPDHQVQDASAELTQQETSEEMPNVEQSNDQTILQDMDASNKHPEMSEHVLDATTTNGSCDPKEAQELKQETLKDQTVAMDEEIEDFPKSLDNCITLDEFKEKMVEEHETEQGDDQEILASSTEEKFGKVLEVIGFPVAKKYSEADLLNIGKKYGDVTDCCLVRNNGKVEKALIEMVNAADAAKIEAESSKKKIKLGGRILRITVSKTYIQVKEGKSVDSESGKVECEEQDDEIKKEFLHSETSCEENSGVLEETVKASEEGAEASVESNMDTVMQMSSDEEEDYGKVLWIRNLPLANEYSDADFLSIAETYGKVARHWLLRTHRTGLIEMENASDAEKVVAAANMKEITIAGKHPMIAVSTKHRHLNKRYFHQGSSDETVQQTLAELEAAENGSKTHNNISDQLSESVKESSNDEQDINSKGDEKQLSASDDLTETMVENSDSSETQTHLNDPAGTEFIRPVVGYFCSLCNAIYASEEEAKNEHCRTVMHHQKLKECMEQKSST from the exons ATGTCTTACAATCATCCGTTCCGAAACCCACCAGATAATATGTACTCTGACTCACAACGTATGTATCCCCGAGAGTCCAGCACTTACAGGTCAAGAATTAGGACCACATCTCCAGATCATACTCAGTCCTCTTCCGAAGCCACTGTCCTTCCACCTGGTAAGGCTTTGTCCTTTCTACACAGCTGCGGACTAGATGCCGAGGACCTTAAATCTCTTGCCGAGCTCCCTGAGCATCTCATCAcatctgagacacttcctgacCTGCTTGCACAGATCAAGAAGAAGAAAGCAGCCAACACAACATCATCCAGGTGCAGTTTATCAGCTTACTCCTGGAATGATAGGAGCGACACTCAAACGGTTGAGTGTCCGGTGGATTTGCCTTTCCGTCAGGCATATCATCGTGAGCAAGTAATGACTTGGGAAGACCAATGGGGAAATGTCCAGAAAACCAGCTCACCAACACGTTCATACACCAGTTCTGAGTCAAACTATGTAATTGAGTACAACCATCTGAAAAACAAAGAGTCTATTTATTTTGATAAAGCAGCTTATGCAACAGAACCATCAAGACTGAAAACATCGGTGGTCTCGCAGTCTTACACTAACTACAGCAGAGATGATAGTCAACCTTCATATCTGTCCAGCAGAGACATCGGTGAGTCCACAAACCGGTCCAGcagagacctcagtcagtccacaAACCAGTCCAGCAGAGACATCAGTCAGTCCTCTATCCGGTCCAGCAGAGACATCGGTCAGTCCTCTATCCGGTCCAGCAGAGGCATCGGTCAGTCCTCTAACCGGTCCAGCAGAGGCGTCGGTCAGTCCTCTAACCGGTCCAGCAGAGGCATTGGTCAGTCCTCAATCCGGTCCAGCAGAGACATTGGTATTCCACCACTCCTGTCCAGCAGAGACATTGGTATTCCACCACTCCTGTCCAGCAGAGACATTGGTATTCCACCACTCCTGTCCAGCAGAAACATCAGAATTCCCCCACTCCTGTCCGGCAGAGATGTTAGTCAAACCTCACACATTTCAAGCATTCCCCCACTCCTTTCCAGCAGAGACATAGGTCAACCTGCACATCACCGGAGGACTGAGATGGTTCATAAAGTACCTACCAGGAAGGAGGCGTCAGATTTCCATGGGAAAATCCCACCAGTGTTTCCCTATGCGTGTGTACTCTGTGAAATCACCGTCCTCTCTAACAAT GACTGGTCTGTGCATATAAATGGAGCTCAACATGCTAACAGTCAACTCAGTCTTGTGGAAAA GTATCCAGAATGGGATCAAAAGGTCCGGTCTGCTCGAAG AAATGAGTCCGTTCCTGAAAGATCACAGCCTAGAGCCACGCAGGAACGAG GTGGAAAATCAGGCAGTAGAAATGGATCGTCAAGCAACAGAAGTGGATCGTCAAGCAGTAAAAGAAAATCGTCGAGCAGTAACCAGAATAAAACTGAAGCAAGCGAGAAG TGCAAAGTGGTGTGTGTGAAGTTTGAAGCAGTTGAAGTTGATGAAGCATACCTGAAAAAGTTGCTTGGCCAATTTGGACCGATTGTCAAAATGATCATGTTTCCTAAACTG GCTTTTGCGGAGATGGGATCAGCAGAACAGGCGGAGGATATAGTTAAATACTTCTTACACAACCCCTTGAGGATCAAAGGACAAATCCTAGATTTCACACTGTCTTCAGCGTTCAGTTTTCTACAG agTTCCAGTGTAGTGAGCTTTTCACCATTGCCTGCTGGAGATAGCATAAGCTCCGAGTTGATGGCCGTTGCTAAGCGTTTCGGATCagtaaaacattccctgtttttaCCAAGCCGG GGTTATGTGGAGATGGCCAATCCGGAAGAGGCTAGCAAATTGGTTGAGCATTATTCAACCAATTTACTCAAATTAAAAGGAAAAACCATTAATGTTTGCTTCTCATCTGAGTACAAGACACTTGG TGAAAAAGAAATATCACCAATACCTCAAAGCAGCTccagaaggaggaggaggagtgcaAGCCCACAAAAGAGATCCCACAGTTCTCGAAGAGACTCTCCCAGCCCCAAACGAAGATCCTCAGAAGAGAGATCCAGGTCTCGCAGGAGTTCAAACTCTAAGAAACGAGATGATGGGCAACGATCTAAGGAGAGCTCTAGACGAGTGAGCTCTAGACGGGACAGCTCTTCCAAAGCTCATTCCAAAAAGTCTTCTAAAGACCAGAGCAAAAAAACAGATGAGAGTGCGAAGAAGATTGATGAAAACAAGGATCAGTCTGACACCATGGAAGATGATACCATAGATCAGTCCAAGACTATGGAAGATGATACCATGGATCAGTCCGAGATTATGGAAGATGATGTCAATTATCAGTCCGACATTATGGAAGATGATAGTGACCTTGAAGGAGTGGCAGTTATAGCAGATGATGGTGAAGCGTTGAACTCAGAAAATGAAGAGCTCAAAGAAGATGCTGAACCAGACCATCAGGTACAAGATGCCTCAGCAGAACTTACTCAACAAGAAACATCTGAGGAAATGCCAAATGTGGAACAGTCAAATGACCAAACTATATTGCAAGACATGGACGCATCAAACAAACATCCAGAGATGTCAGAGCATGTTCTAGATGCTACAACTACAAATGGATCATGTGACCCTAAGGAAGCCCAAGAACTTAAACAAGAAACCCTAAAAGATCAAACTGTGGCAATGGATGAG GAAATTGAAGATTTTCCGAAGAGTCTAGATAACTGCATCACCTTAGATGAATTTAAGGAGAAAATGGTGGAAGAACATGAGACTGAACAAG gtGATGACCAAGAGATCTTAGCTTCAAGCACTGAG gaAAAGTTTGGCAAAGTCCTTGAGGTGATTGGTTTTCCTGTGGCTAAAAAATATTCTGAAGCTGATTTGCTGAACATCGGGAAAAAATATGGAGATGTGACCGACTGTTGTCTGGTTCGCAACAATGGAAAG GTGGAGAAGGCATTAATTGAGATGGTGAATGCTGCTGACGCTGCGAAAATTGAAGCTGAGTCTAGTAAGAAGAAAATTAAACTAGGTGGCAGAATCTTGAGGATAACTGTGTCAAAGACATACATCCAAGTGAAAGAAGG GAAAAGTGTTGACTCTGAATCTGGAAAAGTGGAATGTGAAGAACAAGATGATGAGATTAAAAAGGAGTTCTTACACTCCGAGACTTCCTGTGAGGAGaattcaggagtgcttgaagagaCCGTAAAGGCCTCTGAAGAAGGTGCTGAAGCTTCAGTGGAGAGCAACATGGACACAGTCATGCAAATGTCTAGTGATGAGGAG GAAGACTACGGCAAAGTTCTCTGGATCAGAAACCTTCCACTGGCTAATGAATACAGTGATGCAGATTTTCTGAGCATTGCAGAAACGTACGGGAAAGTAGCACGCCATTGGCTGCTTCGCACCCATCGAACG GGACTGATTGAAATGGAAAATGCTTCTGATGCTGAAAAGGTTGTAGCTGCTGCCAACATGAAGGAAATTACAATAGCTGGAAAACATCCTATGATTGCAGTGTCAACAAAACACAGACATTTAAATAAAAG GTACTTTCACCAAGGATCCAGTGATGAAACTGTTCAACAAACACTTGCTGAGTTGGAGGCTGCTGAGAATGGATCCAAGACACACAACAATATTTCTGACCAGTTGTCAGAATCAGTCAAG GAGTCCTCTAATGATGAACAAGATATCAACTCAAAAGGGGATGAAAAGCAGCTTTCTGCATCTGATGACTTAACAGAAACGATGGTGGAAAATTCTGACAGTTCAGAGACACAGACACATCTAAACGATCCAGCAG GAACGGAGTTTATTCGACCTGTGGTGGGCTACTTTTGCAGCTTGTGTAATGCCATCTATGCCAGTGAGGAAGAGGCCAAGAATGAACACTGCAGAACTGTCATGCACCATCAAAAGCTAAAG GAATGCATGGAGCAAAAAAGCTCAACATAA
- the LOC127617264 gene encoding uncharacterized protein LOC127617264 isoform X1: MSYNHPFRNPPDNMYSDSQRMYPRESSTYRSRIRTTSPDHTQSSSEATVLPPGKALSFLHSCGLDAEDLKSLAELPEHLITSETLPDLLAQIKKKKAANTTSSRCSLSAYSWNDRSDTQTVECPVDLPFRQAYHREQVMTWEDQWGNVQKTSSPTRSYTSSESNYVIEYNHLKNKESIYFDKAAYATEPSRLKTSVVSQSYTNYSRDDSQPSYLSSRDIGESTNRSSRDLSQSTNQSSRDISQSSIRSSRDIGQSSIRSSRGIGQSSNRSSRGVGQSSNRSSRGIGQSSIRSSRDIGIPPLLSSRDIGIPPLLSSRDIGIPPLLSSRNIRIPPLLSGRDVSQTSHISSIPPLLSSRDIGQPAHHRRTEMVHKVPTRKEASDFHGKIPPVFPYACVLCEITVLSNNDWSVHINGAQHANSQLSLVEKYPEWDQKVRSARRNESVPERSQPRATQERGGKSGSRNGSSSNRSGSSSSKRKSSSSNQNKTEASEKCKVVCVKFEAVEVDEAYLKKLLGQFGPIVKMIMFPKLAFAEMGSAEQAEDIVKYFLHNPLRIKGQILDFTLSSAFSFLQSSSVVSFSPLPAGDSISSELMAVAKRFGSVKHSLFLPSRGYVEMANPEEASKLVEHYSTNLLKLKGKTINVCFSSEYKTLGEKEISPIPQSSSRRRRRSASPQKRSHSSRRDSPSPKRRSSEERSRSRRSSNSKKRDDGQRSKESSRRVSSRRDSSSKAHSKKSSKDQSKKTDESAKKIDENKDQSDTMEDDTIDQSKTMEDDTMDQSEIMEDDVNYQSDIMEDDSDLEGVAVIADDGEALNSENEELKEDAEPDHQVQDASAELTQQETSEEMPNVEQSNDQTILQDMDASNKHPEMSEHVLDATTTNGSCDPKEAQELKQETLKDQTVAMDEEIEDFPKSLDNCITLDEFKEKMVEEHETEQGDDQEILASSTEVRLFSPSKFEKFGKVLEVIGFPVAKKYSEADLLNIGKKYGDVTDCCLVRNNGKVEKALIEMVNAADAAKIEAESSKKKIKLGGRILRITVSKTYIQVKEGKSVDSESGKVECEEQDDEIKKEFLHSETSCEENSGVLEETVKASEEGAEASVESNMDTVMQMSSDEEEDYGKVLWIRNLPLANEYSDADFLSIAETYGKVARHWLLRTHRTGLIEMENASDAEKVVAAANMKEITIAGKHPMIAVSTKHRHLNKRYFHQGSSDETVQQTLAELEAAENGSKTHNNISDQLSESVKESSNDEQDINSKGDEKQLSASDDLTETMVENSDSSETQTHLNDPAGTEFIRPVVGYFCSLCNAIYASEEEAKNEHCRTVMHHQKLKECMEQKSST, translated from the exons ATGTCTTACAATCATCCGTTCCGAAACCCACCAGATAATATGTACTCTGACTCACAACGTATGTATCCCCGAGAGTCCAGCACTTACAGGTCAAGAATTAGGACCACATCTCCAGATCATACTCAGTCCTCTTCCGAAGCCACTGTCCTTCCACCTGGTAAGGCTTTGTCCTTTCTACACAGCTGCGGACTAGATGCCGAGGACCTTAAATCTCTTGCCGAGCTCCCTGAGCATCTCATCAcatctgagacacttcctgacCTGCTTGCACAGATCAAGAAGAAGAAAGCAGCCAACACAACATCATCCAGGTGCAGTTTATCAGCTTACTCCTGGAATGATAGGAGCGACACTCAAACGGTTGAGTGTCCGGTGGATTTGCCTTTCCGTCAGGCATATCATCGTGAGCAAGTAATGACTTGGGAAGACCAATGGGGAAATGTCCAGAAAACCAGCTCACCAACACGTTCATACACCAGTTCTGAGTCAAACTATGTAATTGAGTACAACCATCTGAAAAACAAAGAGTCTATTTATTTTGATAAAGCAGCTTATGCAACAGAACCATCAAGACTGAAAACATCGGTGGTCTCGCAGTCTTACACTAACTACAGCAGAGATGATAGTCAACCTTCATATCTGTCCAGCAGAGACATCGGTGAGTCCACAAACCGGTCCAGcagagacctcagtcagtccacaAACCAGTCCAGCAGAGACATCAGTCAGTCCTCTATCCGGTCCAGCAGAGACATCGGTCAGTCCTCTATCCGGTCCAGCAGAGGCATCGGTCAGTCCTCTAACCGGTCCAGCAGAGGCGTCGGTCAGTCCTCTAACCGGTCCAGCAGAGGCATTGGTCAGTCCTCAATCCGGTCCAGCAGAGACATTGGTATTCCACCACTCCTGTCCAGCAGAGACATTGGTATTCCACCACTCCTGTCCAGCAGAGACATTGGTATTCCACCACTCCTGTCCAGCAGAAACATCAGAATTCCCCCACTCCTGTCCGGCAGAGATGTTAGTCAAACCTCACACATTTCAAGCATTCCCCCACTCCTTTCCAGCAGAGACATAGGTCAACCTGCACATCACCGGAGGACTGAGATGGTTCATAAAGTACCTACCAGGAAGGAGGCGTCAGATTTCCATGGGAAAATCCCACCAGTGTTTCCCTATGCGTGTGTACTCTGTGAAATCACCGTCCTCTCTAACAAT GACTGGTCTGTGCATATAAATGGAGCTCAACATGCTAACAGTCAACTCAGTCTTGTGGAAAA GTATCCAGAATGGGATCAAAAGGTCCGGTCTGCTCGAAG AAATGAGTCCGTTCCTGAAAGATCACAGCCTAGAGCCACGCAGGAACGAG GTGGAAAATCAGGCAGTAGAAATGGATCGTCAAGCAACAGAAGTGGATCGTCAAGCAGTAAAAGAAAATCGTCGAGCAGTAACCAGAATAAAACTGAAGCAAGCGAGAAG TGCAAAGTGGTGTGTGTGAAGTTTGAAGCAGTTGAAGTTGATGAAGCATACCTGAAAAAGTTGCTTGGCCAATTTGGACCGATTGTCAAAATGATCATGTTTCCTAAACTG GCTTTTGCGGAGATGGGATCAGCAGAACAGGCGGAGGATATAGTTAAATACTTCTTACACAACCCCTTGAGGATCAAAGGACAAATCCTAGATTTCACACTGTCTTCAGCGTTCAGTTTTCTACAG agTTCCAGTGTAGTGAGCTTTTCACCATTGCCTGCTGGAGATAGCATAAGCTCCGAGTTGATGGCCGTTGCTAAGCGTTTCGGATCagtaaaacattccctgtttttaCCAAGCCGG GGTTATGTGGAGATGGCCAATCCGGAAGAGGCTAGCAAATTGGTTGAGCATTATTCAACCAATTTACTCAAATTAAAAGGAAAAACCATTAATGTTTGCTTCTCATCTGAGTACAAGACACTTGG TGAAAAAGAAATATCACCAATACCTCAAAGCAGCTccagaaggaggaggaggagtgcaAGCCCACAAAAGAGATCCCACAGTTCTCGAAGAGACTCTCCCAGCCCCAAACGAAGATCCTCAGAAGAGAGATCCAGGTCTCGCAGGAGTTCAAACTCTAAGAAACGAGATGATGGGCAACGATCTAAGGAGAGCTCTAGACGAGTGAGCTCTAGACGGGACAGCTCTTCCAAAGCTCATTCCAAAAAGTCTTCTAAAGACCAGAGCAAAAAAACAGATGAGAGTGCGAAGAAGATTGATGAAAACAAGGATCAGTCTGACACCATGGAAGATGATACCATAGATCAGTCCAAGACTATGGAAGATGATACCATGGATCAGTCCGAGATTATGGAAGATGATGTCAATTATCAGTCCGACATTATGGAAGATGATAGTGACCTTGAAGGAGTGGCAGTTATAGCAGATGATGGTGAAGCGTTGAACTCAGAAAATGAAGAGCTCAAAGAAGATGCTGAACCAGACCATCAGGTACAAGATGCCTCAGCAGAACTTACTCAACAAGAAACATCTGAGGAAATGCCAAATGTGGAACAGTCAAATGACCAAACTATATTGCAAGACATGGACGCATCAAACAAACATCCAGAGATGTCAGAGCATGTTCTAGATGCTACAACTACAAATGGATCATGTGACCCTAAGGAAGCCCAAGAACTTAAACAAGAAACCCTAAAAGATCAAACTGTGGCAATGGATGAG GAAATTGAAGATTTTCCGAAGAGTCTAGATAACTGCATCACCTTAGATGAATTTAAGGAGAAAATGGTGGAAGAACATGAGACTGAACAAG gtGATGACCAAGAGATCTTAGCTTCAAGCACTGAGGTTCGTCTGTTTTCCCCTTCAAagttt gaAAAGTTTGGCAAAGTCCTTGAGGTGATTGGTTTTCCTGTGGCTAAAAAATATTCTGAAGCTGATTTGCTGAACATCGGGAAAAAATATGGAGATGTGACCGACTGTTGTCTGGTTCGCAACAATGGAAAG GTGGAGAAGGCATTAATTGAGATGGTGAATGCTGCTGACGCTGCGAAAATTGAAGCTGAGTCTAGTAAGAAGAAAATTAAACTAGGTGGCAGAATCTTGAGGATAACTGTGTCAAAGACATACATCCAAGTGAAAGAAGG GAAAAGTGTTGACTCTGAATCTGGAAAAGTGGAATGTGAAGAACAAGATGATGAGATTAAAAAGGAGTTCTTACACTCCGAGACTTCCTGTGAGGAGaattcaggagtgcttgaagagaCCGTAAAGGCCTCTGAAGAAGGTGCTGAAGCTTCAGTGGAGAGCAACATGGACACAGTCATGCAAATGTCTAGTGATGAGGAG GAAGACTACGGCAAAGTTCTCTGGATCAGAAACCTTCCACTGGCTAATGAATACAGTGATGCAGATTTTCTGAGCATTGCAGAAACGTACGGGAAAGTAGCACGCCATTGGCTGCTTCGCACCCATCGAACG GGACTGATTGAAATGGAAAATGCTTCTGATGCTGAAAAGGTTGTAGCTGCTGCCAACATGAAGGAAATTACAATAGCTGGAAAACATCCTATGATTGCAGTGTCAACAAAACACAGACATTTAAATAAAAG GTACTTTCACCAAGGATCCAGTGATGAAACTGTTCAACAAACACTTGCTGAGTTGGAGGCTGCTGAGAATGGATCCAAGACACACAACAATATTTCTGACCAGTTGTCAGAATCAGTCAAG GAGTCCTCTAATGATGAACAAGATATCAACTCAAAAGGGGATGAAAAGCAGCTTTCTGCATCTGATGACTTAACAGAAACGATGGTGGAAAATTCTGACAGTTCAGAGACACAGACACATCTAAACGATCCAGCAG GAACGGAGTTTATTCGACCTGTGGTGGGCTACTTTTGCAGCTTGTGTAATGCCATCTATGCCAGTGAGGAAGAGGCCAAGAATGAACACTGCAGAACTGTCATGCACCATCAAAAGCTAAAG GAATGCATGGAGCAAAAAAGCTCAACATAA
- the tmem216 gene encoding transmembrane protein 216 translates to MFVYKGVLLPYPQANLILDIVLLILFLGLETLRLFYGYKGNLCQHSLALCVSVGVLVPCAVLSVYYLLLQTFVLRLEFVLNAVLLCFYSIELVLGLMTVSVFSRASIY, encoded by the exons ATGTTTGTATACAAAG GAGTGTTACTCCCATACCCTCAAGCAAATCTGATATTGGATATTGTTCTGCTGATCCTCTTCTTGGGCCTTGAAACCCTCAGACTCTTCTATG GCTATAAAGGAAACCTTTGTCAGCACTCTCTTGCACTGTGTGTCAGTGTTGGTGTTCTGGTGCCCTGTGCTGTGCTGAGTGTCTACTATCTGCTACTCCAGACCTTTGTTTTGCGGCTTGAGTTTGTACTCAATGCTGTGTTGCTCTGCTTTTACAGCATAGAGCTGGTTCTGGGGCTGATGACTGTCTCTGTTTTTTCAAG GGCCAGCATTTATTGA